GCCATAAAGCGGGCCAACAGTAATGTCTCCAGGGCTGAGTCGATCCGCAAGTTCAGTATCTTGAACGCTTCGTTCACTGTCGAGAACGGATATCTGACTCCCTCACTGAAGCTCCGTCGCAATCAGGTTCTACACGACTATGCCGATGAGATTGAAGCGCTGTACTCCGGTTCCGGCCAGGACGTGTCGCCACAGTAACAACGTGACGAACCCAAAGCCCTGTTTCCTTGATTGAAGATGTTCTTTCTTCATTCGAGCGATAGAGTGTATCGGTCTGCACTTCTAGGATGAAGGACCACCCGATGCACCAGCGCAAGGATGGGGCGTGGGAAAATCCCGCGGTTATTCGAGTAAGCCCCGACCTCAGCATTCCAGGACTCATTTTCGACCGCGCGGTCAGAGACCCAAACCAAGTGGTGGCCGAACGTAGAGTTTCTGGCGAATGGCATCAAATTCGAGCTGAAGAGTTCACCTCGTACATCGAGGATCTGGCCCGGGGACTATACGCCATGGGGTTGCGTCCAGGTGATCGGATGGCGATCCTTGCTGCCACATCGCACGAGTGGGCCGCATTCGATATCGCCGCACTTTCTTTGGGTGCCATAACAGTGCCAATTTATGAGAGCGATTCTGCTTCCCAGATTGAGCACATCCTTTCTGACGCTGGTGTCTCCATCGTGGTTACCCAGACCGCACAACAGGCCGATCTGGTGAACTCCGTGAAGTCGGCCGAGGTAAGGGAAATCCTCTCTCTGGACCGCGGTGCCGAGCGGCTATTGATTGACGCCGGGGCACCCGTGCCGGCCGAGACTGTCAACGAACTCCGTGACCAGGTAAATCTGAGCGATATCGCCACAATCATCTATACCTCGGGCACGACCGGAAACCCGAAGGGCGTGGTGCTGACCCACGGCAACTTTGTTGAGGGTGCTCTTCAGGCTTATGACATCCTTCCCGGCCTCATCAACGACCGGAAATCAAGGACCCTTCTGTTTCTTCCCGTTGCTCATGTACTGGCGAGATTCGTGATGATAGCGATTCTTATCGGTGAGGGTCGACTGGGGTTCTGTCCCGATATTAAGCACCTGATCAACGACATTGAGACCTTTGAACCGACGATGATGCTTGCGGTTCCTCGTGTGCTCGAAAAGGTATACAACACCGCTTCGCAGCAGGCTGGCAAAGGGGTAAAGAAGAGGATTTTTGCGTGGTCGGCGAAAAAATCGCGGATGATGTCGGAAGCAACTGCTTATCCGCGCCCAGGTGAGTCAGCAAAAGCTCCCATTCCACACCCGGGACGGCCAGAGACCGACTTTAATCCAAGAACCTCAGACGGGCCCACGATGACCCTTCGAGCACAGCACCGGATGGCGGACGCACTGGTCCTACGAAAGATCAGAAAGATCCTGGGACCCAATCTTCACACCATCATCTGCGGCGGGGCGCCACTTTCAATCGATCTGGCAAACTTCTACCGCGGAATTGGCATCGTCCTTCTGCAGGGCTATGGCCTATCTGAGACCACCGGGCCAATCACAGTCGAGCTTCCGTCAGACTATCCCCCGGATTCCGTTGGGTATCTATGGCCAGGAAATGCGATGAAACTCGCCGATGATGGCGAACTGCTTCTTCAGGGAATCTCGGTTAGTGCCGGTTACCACAATCTTCCTGAAGAAACGGCAGAGACCTTCAAAGACGGCTGGTTCCACACGGGTGATCTGGCATCTATTGATGATGAGGGACGACTCAAGATCACCGGACGCAAGAAAGAACTGATTGTGACAGCGGGCGGAAAGAACGTCTCACCTGAGATACTTCAAGATGCCCTCTCAACCCACCCCTTGATCAGTCAGGTTGTCGTTGTTGGAGACGGGCGTCCTTACATTGGTGCGATCGTCACTCTTGACCCTGAAATGCTTCCGGCTTGGCTTCGAAACAAGGGTCTACGACTAGTTCCAACGAACAGGGCTGCTGAGCTTCCTGAAGTTCGTGAGTCACTTGAACGGGCAATCGAGAAGGCCAACTCCCAGGTTTCGCGTGCGGAGTCAATCCGCAGATACCGAATTCTGAACATGGACTTCACCGTTGAGAACGGCTATCTGACCCCCTCGCTCAAGCTCAAGCGCCACAAGGTCCTAGCCGATTTTAAGGACTATATCGACGGGCTTTACGCCATGAGCGACGAAGAGTTGTCGCACAGTGGGGCTTCAGTAAATGGGACCGGCCAGCAACACGACGGGGAGTCGAAAGAACAGACTGCGAAGTAGTGTGCCCTCTAGCACTGTGGCCGCCTTTTCGCAGGGATGTCGTTTAGGGCTTGTGCCCAGAAACGTAATGGCCATTACCTCACGACTCGCCTTGCGCTCGATAGGCCGTAGTTCGCTCGATCCAGGGGTGCTACTGTCCTAGGAACGTGTTGTCCGCGCTACTTCAGGACTTGCGCCAGATACTCTGCGGTGTAAGACCCCTCAGCTTGAGCGACCTGCTCCGGTGATCCCTCCGCGATGACCCGGCCACCGTTCGATCCGCCACCCGGTCCCATGTCAATCACCCAGTCTGCGCTCTTTATGACGTCCAGATTGTGTTCAATGACAATGACCGTGTTGCCTTTATCTACCAGGCCTTGAAGCACCAACAGTAGTTTGCGGATATCTTCAAAGTGCAGCCCTGTGGTTGGTTCATCAAGAACGTACACCGTTCGCCCGTTTGAACGTCGATGCAGTTCTGAGGCGAGCTTAACTCTCTGAGCCTCACCGCCGGAAAGCGTTGTCGCAGACTGTCCTAGCCTGACATAACCCAAACCGACCTCAACTAGTGTGTTTAGGTGCCGAGCAATACGAGGGATGGCTTGGAAAAACTCTGCGGCCTCCGAGATCGGCATATTCAACAGATCAGCGACCGATTTCCCTCGGTAAAGAATCTCAAGTGTGTCGCGGTTGTACCGGCTGCCCTCGCAGACTTCGCAGGGAACGTATACATCCGGAAGAAAGTTCATCTCAATCTTGATGGTTCCGTCGCCCTTGCAGGCTTCACAGCGACCACCCTTGACGTTGAACGAGAATCGTCCAGGCCCATATCCGCGAACCTTGGCCTCCGTGGTATCCGCGAATAGATTCCTAATGTGGTCCCAGACGCCAGTGTAGGTTGCGGGGTTCGACCTGGGGGTTCGACCAATCGGCGACTGATCGACATGAACGATTTTGTCTAGGTCGTCCGTACCTGTGATGGAGCGATGGCGACCCGGAACCTGCCGCGCTTTGTTCAAACGATTTGCCAGAGAGCGGTAGAGAATCTGGTTGACCAACGTTGATTTTCCCGACCCCGAGACACCTGTAACCGCGGTGAGTACCCCTTTGGGGAAGTCAACCGTGATGTCCCTAAGGTTGTTCTCTCGCGCACCCTTGACCGTAATCATCCGGTCTTCGTCTATCGCTCGACGTTCTTCGGGGATCTCGATGCGACGCTTGCCGGAAAGGTACTGACCAGTGACCGAGTCCTTCGTTTTGAGCAGTCCAGGAAGAGTGCCCGAGTAGACGACCTTACCGCCGCTCTCTCCCGCACCGGGACCGATGTCAACGACCCAGTCGGCAGCCTCCATGGTCTCTTCGTCATGTTCGACGACAATCAGTGTGTTACCCAGATCGCGAAGATGTTCAAGAGTGCCGATCAATCGACTGTTGTCCCGTTGATGGAGCCCGATAGACGGTTCGTCCAAGACGTAAAGAACACCCACCAGTCCCGACCCGATCTGGGTTGCAAGACGGATTCTCTGTGCCTCTCCCCCAGACAGAGTGCCCGCTGCTCGGGCCAGTGTCAGGTAATCCAACCCCACATCCACCAGGAACTTAAGACGAGCGTTGATCTCCTGAAGAATTGGTCGAGCGATCTGTGCTTCGCGACCGGTCAGTTCAAGGTTCTCGATGAACTCACGTGTTTCACCAATTGCTGCTTCGGAGACTTCGGCAATGTTCTTTCCCCCAACTCTTACCGCCAGCACCTCGGGCTTCAGTCGCGCTCCGTGACAAGCAGGGCACGGAACCTCCCGAAGATAGGACTGAAGTTTGTCCTTAACCAGGGTCGAGTCAGACTCTTGGAGCTTTCGCTCAATAAAGCCCATCGCTCCTTCAAAGCCCGTGTGGTAGGACCTTTCACGTCCCCACCGGTTGCGGTAGCGGACATGGATCTGGTGATCAAGCCCGTGCAACACCGCGTCTTTCGCCTCGGGTGGCAGGTCCTTCCACGGCGCACTCATATCGAAATCAAGCTGCTTCGCTAATCCCTGTAGCAGACGCTGATAATACTTGTTGTTACCGCGCCACACAACGATTGCCCCGTCCTCCAGGGACACCTCTTCATCGGGAACTATTAGGTCTGGATCCACTTCTTGCTTGGCGCCGAGCCCACTGCACTCGGGGCAGGACCCGTATGGAGCATTGAAAGAGAAAGTCCTCGATTCGATCTCATCCAATGCCAGGGGATGATCATTTGGACATGCCCGTTTTTCTGAGTAACGTCTGCGTCGGGCCGGATCCTTCTCATCGAGATCCACCAGATCAATCGTTACAAGGCCGTCGGCTAGTTCTAGCGCGGTGTCCACCGAATCGCTAAGACGTCGATGAATATCGTCCTTGACGACCAGGCGATCAATCACGATATCAATATCGTGCTTTAGCTTCTTCTCGAGAAGCGGCGGACTATCGAGACGGATCGCTTGACCATCCACGATCGCGCGTGAGTACCCCTTAGATTGGAGTTCAGCAAACATCTCGGAGTATTCGCCTTTGCGACCCCTTACAACCGGCGCGAGAACCTGAAATCTAGTGCCTTCGGGAAGAGTCCCAACACGGTCAACGATCTGCTGCGGGGTCTGCGCGGTGATTTGTTCGCCGCAGACTGGACAGTAGGCGATACCCGCTCGCGCAAACAACAGACGCAAATAGTCATGGACCTCAGTAATCGTACCGACGGTCGACCGCGGGTTTCGCGAGGTCGACTTCTGATCAATCGAGACCGCAGGAGAAAGTCCCTCAATGAAATCGACATCCGGCTTGTCCATTTGCCCCAGAAACTGGCGCGCGTACGAGGAAAGGGACTCAACGTACCTCCGCTGCCCCTCGGCGAAGATCGTATCGAATGCCAACGAGGACTTGCCCGAACCGGAGAGCCCCGTGAAGACGATCATCTTGTCACGAGGCAGTTCTAGATCAACATTTTTTAGGTTGTGCTGCCGAGCACCCCGCACGATCAACTCTTCACTCACTCCCCCGAGTTTAGTCAATTGATGCGCGAATAGTACATGTGTTCGATCACGGCGTACCTCTTGACTGGGAACGGGGGCACATTTCCCCAAATGCAAAGGACAACGCTCTCGCTGTCTGCGATCAATCTGTTCCATAATGTAGCCATGGCCTTTTATGTGATCGAGTATCGCTACAGCCAGGAGCTTCGTAACCTGGTCAACGACTTTCGACCCGCGCACCGCAACTACCTTCGCGAGCTTGAGAGTCAGGGAAAACTAATCAGCTCCGGGTTTCTTCTAGATGCTGCGTATGACGGCGCAATGCTGATAGTGCGAGCGGAGACCTCCACTGAGGCACTAAACCTTTTGGATGAAGACCCGTTCAGACTGAACGATCTGATCGAGGATGTTTCGGCACGCCGCTGGATCCCAACTATCGGCGTCCACGCCGACGAGTTCGACGTGGAGTTCCCGATCTCCTAAACCACCGCACTATGAGCCACTAAACCGATGCACAGATCTTCCGGTAAACAAACGCAAATTTGAGGCGCGGATCCTGTCAGCGAGAGGGTGGCACAACAGATCCCTTGGCGGGCGGGGATTTGGGAGACACGCCCTAGTTGACGCAAGAAATCAGTTCAGTTAGCAGATCCGCTACCAACCGGGGTTCTTCCACGGCGGTCATGTGTTTTGTTCCGGCCACTACTTCAAGCGACGAGTTCGGTAGGCTCTGCGCCAGTTCGCGTCCCTGATCGGGAGTCATCCCCGGGTCGTCCTCGCCGATGACCAGAAGCGTCGGGACGCGGACACCCGCGGTGCCTGAGCGCATGTCGGTTCCCGCAATCAGCTGGCAGCATTGAGCGTATCCATCTGGATTCGTTGCCAGGAATGTCTTGCGCGTATCGGCAACTGCTTGCTTTCCTTTGCCTTCTCTGAAGTCTTTGCTAAACCAGCGTTCCATGGTTGAATCAGCCAAGAAACTCTGACCTTGGGACCTCACTTTTTCTGAGCGTTCAAACCATGCATCATGTGGCAACAGAACCGCACCGGAACTAAGCATCGAAAGAGCCGCGAGATCAGAAGGATATTCTTCGGCGAAAGCTAGCGAGACCATTCCTCCAAGTGAAAGCCCCGCAATTACTGGTCGGGGGCCACCGTCTGAGATCACCCCGAGTTCAACCAAGCCGGAACGCAGGGCTCGTGCCGTGTCAATGACAGATGTCTGGTCCGCCCGGTCTTGTGCAGATGAAATCGCTAGCAACCCAGACTCTCCGTGTCCGGGCTGGTCCCAGAGAACAACCTCAAGTCCGGGAGGAAGCAGAGGCAGAACCCAGTTCCACATTGTGTGGTCAACACCCAGCGCGTGCCCTAAGACCAGAATCGGGTAGCTGGCAGTCGGCTTGCCCGGTACGGCGTAGCGGTAAAAGGCCAGCGGTCCAGAAACATCCAGTCGATCGGTTGACATAGAGACCTTCCTTTTCTCCAGAAGCTAATTCGCCGTGATCGCTCGCGCCGAACTGCGCTGCAGGGCCACGGACCCGTCTGCCGCACCGAAGCAGGCTACTTCCTCCACCTCGCAGTGATTTGGTATGCGACCACAATAAGCGCTGCCGCCACGCCTCCGATACCGAGGATCATCCCCCACAGCGGGAGCGTCGGCCATTCGAGGGCAAAGAAACTACGAATCACCGGCACGGCCAGGCCAAGTACCGCGCCCAGTCCCATGGCCACAATGAGTGAGATCTTCCAGGAGTTCCAGGGACGAGAAAGCAGGAACAGCAGTGTGAGCGCACCGACCATCAAAGAGACAGTAGCCCCCGTGTGACCCGCCAAAGTTCCCTCGCCGGCCAGTAGATAGGTGGCTATCGCGGCCGTTCCTAGTAGTAGCCCCGAAGGGACGGATATCAGCAACGTCCTTCTTAAAAATCCTGGACGGTAGAGCACCTTGTTGGGAGCGAGAGAGAGGAAGAATGCGGGAGTGCCAATGGTTAGTGCGCTAATGAAAGTGAGGTGTCTGGGCAGGAACGGGTACGCCCACCCAAAGATCGCGACCAAGACTGCGAGCAGAATCGCGTAGGTGGTCTTAGAGAGGAACAGAGATGAGACTCGCTCCATGTTTGCGATGATTCGACGACCCTCGGCGACAACTCCTGGCAGGGTTGAAAACTCCCCGTTAACCAGGACGATTCGAGCAACGGTCTTAGTGGCAGGAGCGGCGTTCCCCATCGCAATCCCAAGATCGGCGGTTTTGAGCGCCAGAGCATCATTGACGCCATCCCCGGTCATGGCAACGGTCTTTCCAGCCCCTTGCAACGCGACGACCAGCGCCTGCTTTTGGTCGGGGGTCACCCGACCAAAGACATCGGCCGACTGAGCGGTTGCCGCAAACTCTGGCGAGTCGGGCGCTGGAAGGCCTCTAGCGCCAACAACCTGTGGATCGCCCCCCGCCTCCCCTCGAAGTCCCACTTCACGAGCGATCGCCCCGACGGTTTCGGGGGCGTCCCCTGAGATCACTTTTAGACGAACACCCTGCTTCTCAAAGTAATCGAGGGTCTGCTTGGCATCTGCGCGAATGTCCTCTTCAAACACCACCAATAACGTAGCGATTGGATTGGCAGGTAGTGACTCCCCGCTGAGAGACGAGGTCGAGTAGGCCAAGACCACTGTCCGACGTCCGCTTTCGGATTCCTTCTCTACCCGACTTGTCGCCCAGTCATTTATCGAGTCACCGTCGGCGAGGAGAATCTCAGGAGCCCCAAAGATCCAGGTTCGAACTGCAGTCTCACTCCCCGCGCCTGGATGCACCGAGTAGGCCGACCATTTACGACTGGAATTGAAACGGAGTAGGTCATCCTCGTCCGCATGCGGAGCCTTTGCGTCCTCGACCAATCCCATCGCCGCCACAGACGTAGCGTTGGTGGCGTCAGATACCATCAGTTTCAGTACATTCTTCGACTGTTCGAGCGAGGGACTTCCCACGGGGGACCCGGGAGCTTCGACTAGTTCGCGGCCCCGAATCTTTCCCGTCGTTATAGTTCCCGTCTTGTCGAGACAGAGAACGTTGACCCGAGCCAGGATCTCGACCGCTGGAAGTTCTTGGACCAGCACCCCTCTGCGTGCGAGGGTCGCAGCCGCAAGACCGAAGTTCATTGAGGTCAACAGAACCAATCCCTGAGGAATCATGCCCACGACGCCCGCAACGGTTAGGACCACCGCTGAGCGCCAGTCACCGCTATCTGCTCGAACTTGCGACCACAGCAAAAGAATTACGATCACCGGCAGGATCATCGTGATCCACTTGAGGATGGTGTCGATCGAGGCCTGAATCTCCGAGTGAACCTTGGAGAACTTCTTTGCCTCTGTGGTGATCTTCTGCGCCCAGGAGTCCGCGCCGATTACCTTGGCAACCATGGTGCCCGAACCAGCAACTATCGAGGTACCGGAAAGGACCTTGTCTCCGGAAACCTTCTTCACCGGCTTTGATTCGCCCGTAAGTGCTGATTCGTCAACGGAAAGACCGTGAGAGTCAAGGATCTCCCCATCGGCAGGAACTTGCTCTCCGAGAGTCAGCCCAACCACATCATCAACCACCAGATCCTCGCTCGGGACCTGTTGCTCTTTGCCATCGCGCCATACCGTCGTTACCGGGGCGGTAAGAACCGCAAGTTTGTCAAGTGCTCTCTTCGAACGCAGCTCGGAAAAAATCCCAATGATGGCATTGAGAACTAGGACAATCCCGAAGACTGCATCGCGAGGGTCACCCACCGCAAGTACGGCAATCACGGCCACTATTAGGATCGCGTTGAAGACGGTGAACAGGTTTGAACGCAAAATCGCGCTAACCGGCCTGGAGGTTGCCCGGTCAATATGATTGCTCTGACCCGCCTCGTGACGTTGTTTGACCTCCGCAGTGGTCAAACCTTCTGGAGTCTGAAACGTCTTTTCCGTCGAGGCTGTCGGCAATGTCTTAACTCTTTTTCTCTGCTGCTGAGGTTTCGTCCTGAGTCGGCAAAGCAGCTTTTGCCCGACGTTTACTAGCAATCAGCGAGGCAATCACTGTTAGAGCTATTGTTCCCACAATAACGCTTAGCGAGGCAGCAATCCCGATGTCTGGAACGTTGAATCCTTCACCCCCGTTTAAGAACGGCAGACTGTTCTCGTGCAACGCGTGAAGAATCAGCTTCACCCCAATGAATCCGAGGATAATCGCCAGTCCGTAGTGCAAGTAGACCAATCTGCTAAGCAATCCGTCAATCAGGAAGTAGAGCTGTCGCAAGCCCAGTAGCGCGAAGGCGTTTGCTGCGAACACAATGTACGGTTCCTGCGTCAGGCCGAATATTGCAGGGATCGAGTCAAAGGCAAACATGATGTCGGCTGAGCCGAGCGCGATAACGCACAGCAACAGCGGAGTAACGTAGGTTTTCCCGCCGTGACGATAGAGGAAACGTTGTCCCTCAAAACCGTCCGAAACAGGGAGAACCTTACGAACTAGACGTGTGAATGCATTCTCGCGATACTCTGCTTCCTCGTCCTCTTCCTCGATTCCCCCGACTCCGGCTCGCGCCTGACTGTATGCCGTCCACAGAAGCCACACTCCGAAGATGTAGAACACCCAAGAGAAGCGTTCGATGATCGCCGCGCCGACGAGGATGAATACTAGGCGTAGCAGTAGGGCAATGATTATGCCTGAGAGCAGAGCTTTCTGCTGGTACTCTCGCGGGACCCTGAATGCACCCATGATGATCACAAAGACAAACAAGTTATCTATCGACAGCGCTTTTTCCGTAGCCCAACCGGCTACGTACTGGCCGGCAAAGTCGCTCCCGTGGATAGCCCAAAGGTAAAGACCGAAAGCAAGGGCAAGTCCAACGTATCCGACGGACCACCAGGCGGCCTCCTTGATCGTGGGAGCGTGCGGCGTTCGCACGTGGCCGACTATATCTATGGTGATAAGGACAATGATGATCGCGGCGAGAATCAGCCACTCATACAGGTGGACTTCCAAGCTAACCTCCGAGGTACAGGGACGCACTTCGAGGTCTTATCCACCCGATCGAACCAGATGCCCGCGGGTGTCAGCGCCGAGCCTTAGCCGTGATGACGACACTGAACTGATGGATTACTCCCCTCGCTCACCTAGCTTATCGGTCAGGGCTCTTAGTCCCAGCACGGTTTCCATATAAACCTCGCCACAGTGCTCTTTCCGATACCTCTCGTCGGACAAGAAATCGGTAACCGACCTGCCCAGACGAGTTTGTCTCCTATCACCCACTCGCGGAAAAGACATCAGTAACTCATTTACTTCAGCGAGGCTGGTTTCCTAGCGCCTATCTGTGGACAAGAAATCAGTGAGTTATTTGCTGGGATGAGGGGTATTTCCTTTCGCTCCTACCTGCGGGCGAGACGCCAGGCTTTGGCGGAAGCAAGTTCCTCTTTTACCCGCCGTTTATGCTCCAGACGTGCCTGCGAGTGAGCCGGAGTCTTACGCACAAAAAGGTAGCCGACTCCGACCAGGGTGAACCAGATGGGCGTTGCAAGGAGTCCCGCCAAAGTGTCGGGGTCCTTGGTAAACGCCCAGATGAGAAAAACGAAAAACGCCAGCACCACGAAGGGCATGATCCGCCCGAGCGGCATCTGGAACTTACTAGCAGCATGGTCCTCTGGACGGCGTCTTCGGTAGACGATATAGCTGACCATAATCATGCCCCAAACAAACATGAAAACCAGCGAGGAGATCGTTGTAACTATGGAAAAACCTCGCGATTTATCTAGCCCTGTCGCTAACAACAGCAGGGAGCTTAGGAGCATGACGCCAGACAGAAACAGAGCGTTTTGTGGGACGCGGCGCTTTGAAAGCCTTGCGAATATGCGCGGCGCATCGCCTTCGGTCGCCAGGCCGTAAACCATTCTGGAGGTTGAATAGATGCCAGAGTTAGCCGATGAAGCGGCAGATGTTAGCACCACCATGTTCACCAGATGTGCGGCCGCTCCAAGGCCCGCCAACGAGAACAACATCACGAACGGTGACTCGTCCTTGCTGAAGTTCTGCCACGGAACAACAGACATCAGGATTATGAGCGAACCAACGTAAAAGATGATGATTCGGATCGGAATAGCGTTAATTGCCTTTGGAAGATTGTGCTCAGGATTCTTGGTCTCGGCAGCGGCAGTACCCACCAGTTCGATTCCAACAAATGCGAACAGCGCAATCTGGAACCCCATGATGAATCCCATCAGTCCACCGCCAAAGAATCCGCCCTCCTGATTGAACAGATTCATGAAGGACGCAGTAGACGTGCCGCTCTCATACTCGTGCGTAAAGCCGGTGAGTATCAGTACCAGTCCAACGATGATGAGCGCTACTATTGCGACAATCTTGATCATTGCGAACCAGAACTCTGTCTCACCAAATCCCTTCACCGAAGGCAGGTTTAGGAGCACCAGAAGAACGACCACCGCCATTCCGGTAATCCAGACCGGGAGTAGATCTTCACTGATCCAAAACTTCACATACACCGAAGCAATGACGATAACATCGGCAACGCCGGTCACCACCCATGCGAACCAGTAAGTCCAGCCCACGAAAAATGCGGCCCAGGGTCCGAGAATGTCACCTGCGAAGTCCGCAAAGTTTCTGTAGCTGGTTCGACTAAGTAGCAACTCTCCCATCGCACGCATGACGAAGTACAGCATGAAGCCGATAATCATGTAGACCAGAATCACAGACGGTCCCGCAACCGAGATGGTCTTGCCGGAGCCCATGAATAATCCGGTGCCGATTGCACCGCCGATTGCAATTAGCTGAATATGGCGGTTGCCGAGGGCACGCTCAAGACCGTCGTGGTTTTCTTTGGCTATTCTGGGTTCAGATGGCACCAGAACATCCTAGAACTCCGCAACAATCCTTGCGTTCGATGATCACATCGAACGCAAGCTCCGCTCCTAGGACCCGATGAATTCTAGTGCGCTTCCTGCATTCCGCGTAGCTCTCGTTTCAAATCCTGAATCTCATCGCGTAGGCGGCCAGCGAGTTCAAATTTGAGCTCCTCGGCTGCCGAAAGCATTTGGTCCGAAAGATCTTCG
The sequence above is a segment of the Actinomycetaceae bacterium MB13-C1-2 genome. Coding sequences within it:
- a CDS encoding amino acid permease — translated: MPSEPRIAKENHDGLERALGNRHIQLIAIGGAIGTGLFMGSGKTISVAGPSVILVYMIIGFMLYFVMRAMGELLLSRTSYRNFADFAGDILGPWAAFFVGWTYWFAWVVTGVADVIVIASVYVKFWISEDLLPVWITGMAVVVLLVLLNLPSVKGFGETEFWFAMIKIVAIVALIIVGLVLILTGFTHEYESGTSTASFMNLFNQEGGFFGGGLMGFIMGFQIALFAFVGIELVGTAAAETKNPEHNLPKAINAIPIRIIIFYVGSLIILMSVVPWQNFSKDESPFVMLFSLAGLGAAAHLVNMVVLTSAASSANSGIYSTSRMVYGLATEGDAPRIFARLSKRRVPQNALFLSGVMLLSSLLLLATGLDKSRGFSIVTTISSLVFMFVWGMIMVSYIVYRRRRPEDHAASKFQMPLGRIMPFVVLAFFVFLIWAFTKDPDTLAGLLATPIWFTLVGVGYLFVRKTPAHSQARLEHKRRVKEELASAKAWRLARR